The Candidatus Binataceae bacterium genome includes the window TCGCAGTAGTCGAGACCGTCCATGTTTTCGTAGCCGCATTCGCTGCACTTGATCATTGCCGTCCTCTGTCGTCTGGCGCGGGATTTTCGCGCGACCGGTTTCTTATCGCCATCTCGCTATTCGGGCTTACCGAAATCCTTCAGTGCATCGGGATCGAGCATTTGGGTCTTGCGCACCACTGCCTGTGCCTCGAGCAGGGTGGTCTTGGCCGCCTTGGTCTGGAGGGTTTGGGTTTTCTTGACCTGGTCGAGCAGACCAGCCAGCGCCTGGGTTGCTTTGGAAAGGCCCAGCCGCTGGGTCCCTTGGATAGCATTGCCGAGCAGGCGGGTTGCGCGATCGACGTTGCCGGCCTTGAGTTCCTCCTCGGCCTTCGCCTGAAGCTTGGCAATAGAGACCTGGTCAACCAGACTCATCACCCGTCCGTTGCGTTTGCTGGTCAGAGTGCGGTCCAGCGTGTATTCGATCGCTAAATCGCAGGTGGCTTGAGCCTCGCCGGTTCCCGGAACTTCATAGTGGAAGGTGCTTTGCAGAATGCGCACACTCCCCGGGTTGCGTGGCGGCAGCACCAGGGTCAAAAGAACCGAACCCGGTAACCCGGTCTCGAGGTCGCCAATGTCGTAGCTGATTTTGCGATCCTCGCCGACCAGGGGCGAGCCCATCGCATAGATCTCCGGTGACGCGCGGAACGACTCTCGGATTTGCACGCCCTGCGACAGCGTCACATCGATCCGGCCATTGCGCACCGTGACCGAACGCAGTCCGAGCACCTCATCTTCGAAAATATTTGGAATCTCGGCTGGGTTTCCGATGAAGTGATACTTGCCGTTGGAGTCCTGCGCCAGGCGCATCAGTAGCTTTTCGTTGAACTCGACGCCCACCCCGATGGTTGAAAAGGAAATCTGTTCGCGATTCTGCTGCACCAGATCGATGCAGGCAGTCTCTTCGTAGGTCTGGCCGTCGGTCAGCACCAGCACGCGGTTAAGCCGCGACGTGTCGAGGTTCTTCTTGACTTCCTCGATGGCGGCCCGCATCCCGAGTGCCATCTGGGTGCCGCCGCCGATATCCAGCAGGTCGATTTCGTCAACCGCGCGCCGCACCGAATCGCGATTGTGGGCCTGCTCCGGCGTCGCGATGACCTTGGCCGAATCGGCGAATGCGACAATCGCAACCTTGTCTTCGGGCGCTAGACTGTCGGCCAGAAACTTGACCGCTTCGACCACAAACTCAAGCCGCTGCTCGTCATACATCGAGCCCGAGCGGTCAATGACCACGCCTAGATTCAGGGGCAGCCGACCGCCACCCTTGCCGCGTGCCACCGCCTCGAGGAGCACATAAAGAACGAAGTTTTCCGCGCTCGAGAGCACGTACTGACTGCTGGAAAGCGCTTCGAAGCTCAACGGCTGCGCCATTCTGGTAATTCTCCCGCTGCCAATTCTAAGGGTAACGTTTGGGAGTTGGCAACCAACTGCTTAGAGTACGAAACCAGCTTGGACAAGGCTACGGCGCTGGCTGGTTCGTTTTTCGTGCCGGTTGAACCCCGCGAATTCTCCCGCTCTGCGCAAGGGCGCTCCAGTCCTGGACTGGACAGTGCTTCCTGGTCGAGAAATCCCACCTCCTGCTCCCGTGAGTGGGCATTTTGGCCCGCCGTAACGCTTGGGCTATGATTGGCGACTGCATTTGTCGGCGCAAAAACGACGGATGCCGAGCGGAGACTTGCCTATGAGCACCGACTTGCGAGCCAAATGCGCGATCGCCGGCCTCGGACAGACCCGGATGGGGCGCAATTTTGACCATCAAAGCGCGACCGGATTCGCCGCGCAGGCGATTGACCTCGCACTGGAAGACGCGGGACTGAAGCGCACCGACCTCGATGGTCTCCTGGTCAATCCCGGACTTACCTGGCCCGATGCAACCATGGCGTCATTCTCCCTCCAGCAGGCGATGGGCCTACGTGATCTGACGCTCAGCGCCACCATGAATATCGGCGGGGCCACGGCGGCCGCGATGATCATGCACGCCGCGCATTCGATTGCGGCCGGCATGGCCAAGGTGGTGGCGTGCGTCTTTGCCGACGCCCCCCTCAAGCCGCCCGCGCCCGACCAGGCCAAGACCGGTTCCGCCGCCGCGTATGGTTTCGCGCGCGGGCTCAATGCCGCGTATGGTCAGTTCGGGGTCAACGCGATGTATGCGTTTGTCGCGCAGCGTCACATGCACCTCTACGGCACCAAGCAGGATCATCTCGGCGCAATCGCGGTGGCGCAGCGTCAGTGGGCGAACCTGAATCCGGCGGCACAGTTTCACGACACGCCCATGTCGATGGCGGACTACCACGCATCGCGCTGGGTGGTTGAACCGTTTCATCTGTTCGACTGCTGCCTCGTTTCCAACGGCGGCCTCGCGGTTATCGTCACTTCCGCCGAGCAGGCAAAGACCCTCAAGCATCCGCCGGTCTATCTGCTGGGGATGGGACAGGGTCATCCGGGTGGCGATCCGGTGGACACGCTGGTGTCGGGCGCGCCGCTCGCCAAGCAGATCGCGTTCAAGATGGCAGACATTGAACTCAAGGACGTCAACTTCGCCGAGTTGTACGATTGCTACACCTTCACCGTGCTGGTGACACTGGAAGACTACGGGTTCTGCAAGAAGGGCGAGGGGGGACCGTTTGTGGAAAATGGTACGATCGGGCCCAACGGTTCACTTCCGGTCAACACCGGCGGAGGCGAGCTGAGTTCCTTCTATATGTGGGGCATGTCACCGGTCGCGGAAGCGATCGTGCAGATGCGTGGTGAAGCCGGACGCCGGCAGGTCCCGCGACACGACATCGGTCTGGTTTCTGGCAATGGCGGAATTCTTTCTACCCATTCGACCCTGGTGCTGGGAGCCAGCGCTTGAGACTTGCGGACGAGAGCAGCGGCGTGGGCCGGTGTTCCTAAGAGATCTCCGATACGGATATGGCATCAGTTAGCAAGCCGATTCCCTCTGTCACACCCGAGATGGCCGGATTCTACGAAGGCACACGGCGCGGACAATTGATGGTCCGTCAGTGCGAAGGCTGCGGTGAATTACACTTTCCCGCGCACAGCTTCTGTTCCTCGTGCATGTCCGCCCGCGCGAAATGGGTTCCGGTTAGCGGGCGCGGGGAAATTTACAGCTACAATATAATGCACCAGGTGTACCATCCCGGTTTTGCCACCGAAGTGCCCTACGCGGTAGTGGTAGTGAAGCTCGAAGAGGGGCCGAAGTTCGTTTCCAATGTGGTCGGCATCAAGCCCCACGAAATTCGCATCGGGATGCCGGTGGAAGTGACCTTTGAGAAGATGAGCGACGACGTGATGCTTCCCAAGTTTCGTCCTCGCGCGACCTGACCGTCGCCCCCTCAGCAAGGCTCTGCTCACGTTGTATAATTAAAGTCCAGGATTTGATGCTCCCGCTCGACCCCAAATATCTGCAGCGCCTGGTCGAAAGCTCGCCCGATATCATCATCGCAGTCGACCGGGAAGGAACGATTACCTACTACAACGATGGCGCCCGCCAGAACCTCGGTTTCGATGCCAACGAGGTCATCGGACAGCCGTGCACGCGCATCTACCCGACCATCGAGGAAGCACGCGCGGTGATGAAGGCGATGCGCGAGTCGGCGACCCCGGGGCGGATCTCGAACTACGAGACCCGGTTTCTGAACAAGCCCGGCGAGATAATTCCGATTTGGATTTCCGGGTCGCTGATTCACGACGATTCCGGAAACGAGATCGGGTCCATCGGCTACGCGCGCGATATCCGCCGGATACGGCAGCGAGAGCAACTCGCCACCGCCGGCGAAATCGCGGTGAGCCTCGCCCACGAGATCAACAATCCCCTCGAGTCCATGATCAACAACCTGGAACTGGTGGCGCGGTGTGCCGAACCACATCTGAGCGAGTCGGAAAAGGTGGTGGAAAACGAGCGCCTCGATTCGATTCGTGCCAGCATCGCGCGCGTGCAAAGCATCGTGCGCCGGCTCGACGAGATGACCCGTAAAGGCGTCTACGAAACCCGCGACTACCTGGCGGGCAAGCGGATGGCGGACCTCTCTCCGCGCGACCAACCGCGGGCTATCGTTCGCGACCATGAACCCATCGCTCAACAATCGCAGCTCGCCGGCATGTCGGTGCTGGTGCTCGATGACGACCTGACCGTCGTCACCTCGCTCGGCGATCTGTTGCAAAGCGAGGGCTGCCTGGTGCATCGCGCGACGCGCCCCTCGAGTGCGCTGGGGATTCTGCGCAATGTCAAAGTCGATGCGGTCATTTCCGACGTGGTGATGCCGGAGATGGACGGGTACGAGTTTTACCAGCGCGTTAAAGAGGAGATGCCGAATCTGCCGGTGGTCCTGATGACCGCCTTCTATTACGACAAGGACCACATCCTAAAGCGCGCGCGGCTGCGAGGACTGGAAGGCGCGCTTTTCAAAAAGCCCATCAACCCGGGCAAGCTTCGCCAGCTGCTCACTCAACTGCGGCAGAAGAACCTCACCCCCGGAAAGCCACCCACCGCAGCCCCCAGCCCCGCGGCGTGACGAGGGTCCGCAGGTTCTGAATCCTCCGGCGAGGGGCCTCGGTGACACACTGCGTTCAAGGCGCTAGCCTTTCGCTGCCGTGAGCAAGCCCCGGAAGCCGCCGACCCTCAAAGCCCACCGCATTCCACTTCTCGACCGCGATCCTTCCCGCGTCGCGGTCCTGGAAGCGACACACATTATCAAACCCTTCGACGCACCCGAGCATTGCGTGTTCTGCTTTTTCCCAGACGTGATCGACGAACTGGCGTCTAACGGAGCGCGTGAGATCTCCACCCGCACCACAGAGATGGGCAAGCATGCGGTCTACGAAATCGAGTTTCGCGGCCGTCGCTTGATGGTAGCCCATCCGCGGGTCGGCGCGCCGCTCGCTGCGGCGAGCCTGGAAGGCGCGATCGTGATGGGCGCGCGGAAGTTCATCGCATGCGGTGGTGCC containing:
- a CDS encoding VWA domain-containing protein; protein product: MAQPLSFEALSSSQYVLSSAENFVLYVLLEAVARGKGGGRLPLNLGVVIDRSGSMYDEQRLEFVVEAVKFLADSLAPEDKVAIVAFADSAKVIATPEQAHNRDSVRRAVDEIDLLDIGGGTQMALGMRAAIEEVKKNLDTSRLNRVLVLTDGQTYEETACIDLVQQNREQISFSTIGVGVEFNEKLLMRLAQDSNGKYHFIGNPAEIPNIFEDEVLGLRSVTVRNGRIDVTLSQGVQIRESFRASPEIYAMGSPLVGEDRKISYDIGDLETGLPGSVLLTLVLPPRNPGSVRILQSTFHYEVPGTGEAQATCDLAIEYTLDRTLTSKRNGRVMSLVDQVSIAKLQAKAEEELKAGNVDRATRLLGNAIQGTQRLGLSKATQALAGLLDQVKKTQTLQTKAAKTTLLEAQAVVRKTQMLDPDALKDFGKPE
- a CDS encoding thiolase family protein gives rise to the protein MSTDLRAKCAIAGLGQTRMGRNFDHQSATGFAAQAIDLALEDAGLKRTDLDGLLVNPGLTWPDATMASFSLQQAMGLRDLTLSATMNIGGATAAAMIMHAAHSIAAGMAKVVACVFADAPLKPPAPDQAKTGSAAAYGFARGLNAAYGQFGVNAMYAFVAQRHMHLYGTKQDHLGAIAVAQRQWANLNPAAQFHDTPMSMADYHASRWVVEPFHLFDCCLVSNGGLAVIVTSAEQAKTLKHPPVYLLGMGQGHPGGDPVDTLVSGAPLAKQIAFKMADIELKDVNFAELYDCYTFTVLVTLEDYGFCKKGEGGPFVENGTIGPNGSLPVNTGGGELSSFYMWGMSPVAEAIVQMRGEAGRRQVPRHDIGLVSGNGGILSTHSTLVLGASA
- a CDS encoding Zn-ribbon domain-containing OB-fold protein is translated as MASVSKPIPSVTPEMAGFYEGTRRGQLMVRQCEGCGELHFPAHSFCSSCMSARAKWVPVSGRGEIYSYNIMHQVYHPGFATEVPYAVVVVKLEEGPKFVSNVVGIKPHEIRIGMPVEVTFEKMSDDVMLPKFRPRAT
- a CDS encoding response regulator, which codes for MLPLDPKYLQRLVESSPDIIIAVDREGTITYYNDGARQNLGFDANEVIGQPCTRIYPTIEEARAVMKAMRESATPGRISNYETRFLNKPGEIIPIWISGSLIHDDSGNEIGSIGYARDIRRIRQREQLATAGEIAVSLAHEINNPLESMINNLELVARCAEPHLSESEKVVENERLDSIRASIARVQSIVRRLDEMTRKGVYETRDYLAGKRMADLSPRDQPRAIVRDHEPIAQQSQLAGMSVLVLDDDLTVVTSLGDLLQSEGCLVHRATRPSSALGILRNVKVDAVISDVVMPEMDGYEFYQRVKEEMPNLPVVLMTAFYYDKDHILKRARLRGLEGALFKKPINPGKLRQLLTQLRQKNLTPGKPPTAAPSPAA